The Myxocyprinus asiaticus isolate MX2 ecotype Aquarium Trade chromosome 39, UBuf_Myxa_2, whole genome shotgun sequence genome window below encodes:
- the LOC127429895 gene encoding tripartite motif-containing protein 16-like — MAESSGSEYQEQFSCPVCLDPLKEPVTIPCGHSYCMSCITDCWDQKDQMPPYHCPQCRETFTQRPVLKKNTVLAEMMEKLQKTSIHTASCSQEVSCVECDFCTTEKNRAVKSCLQCLASFCEAHLQPHYQSPAFMKHKLVKVSTHIQENICLNHGKLLDVYCQDDSQCICYLCMINNHKGHSVVSVECEWTNKRKVLKKTKVTCQMMIQERERGQQELSGAVKTFKSSAQEAVEECKEVLNGVMCTLEKKCSEMNDLIRAQEKQLDQELTELRQRDEEIQKLLITDNQVHFLKSFQSLCVLPTFQDLPSITQQTSLKDILFSVLRGVLEDVLQKETFKTLQDVSNVHVAEPPKTSNEFLRYFCQLHLDPNTAHENLILSEGNRKVSGTDKVQRYPDHPDRFEWFRYILCRESLNGRCYWEVECSGRNWAVAVCYKGISRKALTDNGRLGFNKKSWRFGYFQENFGFIHDKVRVPIPAASRIGVYLDHKAGTLSFYSFDGKMTLLHRVQTTFTEPLYPAFQILEDSSVRIIQKRGVQNECY; from the exons ATGGCAGAATCTTCAGGAAGTGAATATCAGGAGCAGTTCAGCTGTCCGGTCTGTTTGGATCCACTGAAGGAGCCGGTGACGATTCCATGTGGACACAGTTACTGCATGAGCTGCATTACTGACTGCTGGGATCAAAAGGATCAGATGCCACCGTACCATTGTCCCCAATGTAGAGAGACCTTCACTCAAAGACCTGTACTGAAAAAGAACACTGTTTTAGCTGAGATGATGGAGAAGCTGCAGAAGACATCCATACACACTGCTTCCTGCTCTCAGGAGGTCTCTTGTGTGGAGTGTGATTTTTGCACTACAGAGAAGAATAGAGCTGTAAAGTCCTGTCTGCAGTGTTTGGCCTCGTTCTGTGAAGCTCACCTGCAGCCTCACTATCAGTCTCCTGCATTTATGAAGCACAAACTGGTCAAAGTCTCCACACACATTCAAGAGAACATTTGCCTCAATCATGGAAAACTTCTGGATGTTTACTGTCAGGATGACAGTCAGTGCATTTGTTACTTGTGCATGATCAACAATCATAAAGGCCACAGTGTGGTAtctgtggaatgtgaatggacaaataaaagg aaagttttgaaaaaaacaaaggtGACATGCCAAATGATGATCCAGGAGCGAGAGAGAGGTCAGCAGGAACTCAGTGGGGCTGTGAAGACTTTTAAA AGTTCAGCTCAAGAGGCTGTAGAGGAATGTAAAGAAGTCCTTAATGGGGTCATGTGCACTCTTGAGAAAAAATGCTCTGAGATGAATGATCTGATCAGAGCTCAGGAGAAGCAACTGGATCAGGAGCTGACAGAACTCAGACAAAGAGATGAGGAGATACAGAAACTTTTAATTACAGACAATCAAGTCCATTTCCTCAAG AGTTTTCAATCCCTGTGTGTCTTACCCACATTCCAAGACTTGCCCAGCATCACCCAGCAAACGtctttaaaagacattttattttcagtGCTCAGAGGGGTTTTGGAGGATGTCTTACAAAAGGAAACATTCAAAACATTGCAGGATG TGTCGAATGTCCATGTTGCTGAGCCACCAAAGACTTCAAATGAATTTTTGCGAT ATTTCTGTCAACTGCACCTGGATCCAAACACTGCACATGAAAACCTCATCCTGTCAGAAGGGAACAGAAAAGTATCAGGCACAGATAAAGTCCAGAGGTATCCCGATCATCCAGATCGATTTGAGTGGTTTCGTTACATCCTGTGTAGAGAGAGTTTAAATGGTCGTTGTTACTGGGAGGTTGAGTGCAGTGGCAGAAATTGGGCTGTAGCAGTTTGTTACAAAGGAATTAGTCGCAAAGCATTGACTGACAACGGTAGGCTTGGCTTCAACAAAAAATCATGGAGATTTGGCTATTTTCAGGAGAATTTTGGTTTTATACATGATAAAGTAAGGGTCCCAATCCCTGCTGCCTCTAGAATAGGGGTGTATCTGGATCACAAGGCAGGAACTCTGTCCTTCTACAGTTTTGATGGTAAAATGACCTTACTGCATAGAGTGCAGACCACTTTTACTGAACCCCTCTACCCTGCATTTCAAATTCTTGAAGACTCGTCTGTCAGAATAATACAGAAGAGGGGAGTACAGAACGAATgctactaa